In the Methylophilus sp. 5 genome, one interval contains:
- a CDS encoding S-methyl-5'-thioinosine phosphorylase has product MLGIIGGTGLTALDNLNISKRLIVRTPYGEPSQPLVFGEINGKEVVFLARHGGGHTIPPHAVNYRANIWALHSVGVCDLLAVATVGGIARNLIPGDIVLPNQILDYTYGRSNTYHDGIELPVRHIDFTQPYSQGMRERCLKAAADVGYSLVDGGVYACVQGPRLETAAEINRYEHDGATLVGMTGMPEAVLARELGVAYAAICPVANFAAGRGDSAQSIQFEQVMPLLQQTMDKVRTVIAQYLSDNDCAVV; this is encoded by the coding sequence ATGTTAGGCATTATTGGCGGCACCGGGTTGACCGCGCTGGATAATTTAAATATTTCAAAACGCCTGATTGTGCGTACGCCGTATGGCGAACCTTCGCAACCGCTGGTGTTTGGTGAGATCAATGGCAAAGAAGTGGTGTTTCTGGCGCGTCACGGTGGCGGCCATACCATTCCGCCACATGCGGTGAATTATCGGGCCAATATATGGGCGCTGCATTCTGTCGGGGTGTGTGATTTGCTGGCGGTCGCGACCGTGGGTGGCATCGCCCGCAACCTGATTCCAGGCGATATTGTGCTGCCTAACCAGATTTTGGATTATACCTATGGCCGCAGCAATACTTACCATGATGGCATTGAGTTGCCGGTGCGCCATATCGACTTTACCCAACCCTATTCACAAGGCATGCGTGAACGCTGCCTGAAAGCGGCGGCCGATGTGGGCTACAGCCTAGTGGATGGCGGTGTCTATGCCTGTGTGCAAGGGCCGCGGCTAGAAACTGCCGCGGAGATTAATCGGTATGAACACGATGGCGCCACTCTCGTCGGCATGACCGGGATGCCTGAGGCCGTATTGGCGCGTGAGCTTGGTGTGGCTTATGCCGCGATTTGCCCGGTGGCTAATTTTGCCGCAGGGCGTGGTGACAGCGCACAGTCTATCCAGTTTGAGCAGGTGATGCCGTTGTTGCAGCAAACCATGGATAAAGTGCGCACGGTGATTGCGCAATATTTATCTGACAATGACTGCGCAGTTGTTTAA
- the def gene encoding peptide deformylase, with protein MAVKPVLRMGEPLLYRVADKVTQFDTPELHALIQDMHDTMTQMNGAGIAAPQIGVSLQVVMFGVGANPRYPDAEEVPFTILINPELTPIEQTEGDGWEGCLSVPGMRGLVPRYQHLHYRGLDPQGRVIDRTASGFHARVVQHECDHLFGVLYPMRIRDLTKFGFNDVLFPGITLPDD; from the coding sequence ATGGCGGTGAAACCTGTGCTCAGAATGGGCGAGCCATTGTTGTATCGGGTGGCCGATAAAGTGACCCAGTTTGATACGCCCGAATTGCATGCCCTGATTCAGGATATGCATGACACCATGACGCAGATGAACGGCGCAGGTATTGCGGCGCCGCAAATTGGCGTCAGTTTGCAGGTAGTGATGTTTGGCGTGGGCGCCAACCCGCGTTACCCCGATGCTGAAGAAGTGCCGTTCACTATTTTGATTAATCCGGAACTGACCCCAATAGAGCAAACAGAAGGGGATGGATGGGAAGGTTGCTTGTCCGTGCCCGGCATGCGCGGCCTGGTGCCACGCTACCAACACTTGCATTATCGCGGCTTAGACCCGCAAGGGCGGGTCATTGATCGTACCGCGAGCGGCTTTCATGCCAGGGTGGTACAGCACGAATGTGACCACTTATTTGGTGTGCTTTACCCCATGCGTATCCGTGATCTAACAAAATTTGGCTTTAATGATGTACTTTTTCCTGGAATAACGCTTCCAGATGACTGA